The genomic stretch ACGCAAGTTTCGTGCGAGGCTGGGTCCCGTGAGCCTCCGTGAACGAAAGAAGCAGGCGACCCGGGCGGCGTTGAGCGCGGCGGCCCTGCGGCTCGCGCTGGAGCACGGCCCCGAGCACGTACGGGTGGACGACATCGCCGAGGCCGCCGGCGTCTCCCCGCGCACCTACAACAACTACTTCTCGAGCCGCGAACAGGCGATCGTGGCCGCCGTCACCGCTGACCGGACCGCCCGGCTCGTGACCGCGGTGACGTCGCGGCCACCCACCGTGGGCCTGGGTGACGCCGTCGTCGAGGCGGTGGCCGGCTCCTGCGCCGAGGAGGGCGGCCCGTCACCCCAGGCCCTCGCCATGATCACGGCGAGCCCGGCGCTGCGGGAGCACTACGCCGGCGCGCTCACGGCGGTGGAGGGGCCGGTCGAGGAGGCCATCCGTGAGCGGCGCCCGGGGGTCGATCCGCTGACCGCCCAGGTGCTCGCGGCCGCCGTGAGCGCTGCCGCCCGGGTCGCGCTGCAGCAGTGGCTGCGGTCAGTGAGCGTGCCGGCGGCGCTGCCGGGCTTCGTCGTCCCCTCCGGGTCGTTGCCCGATCTGGTGCGCGCGGCCCTGCTCCCCTTGCGCCCGGCCCTCGACGCCGCCGGCGGCCGTACGGGATCTGGCCCTTGCCCTGATGGGGTGGGCGGCGCTGCGGTCAGGGCACCACGGTGACCGGCCAGCGGCCGCAGCGCACCAGCTTCGAGCCCAGGGAGCCGGTGATGCGGTGCAGCGCCTGGACCGAGCGGCCCACGATGACGGCGTCGGCGCGCAGCTCGTGGGCGGTGTCGAGGATTTCGGCGTACGGCTCGCCGGTGCGCACGACCAGGTGGGCGTCGAGGTCGAGGTCGGCCAGGCGTTCGGCGAACATGGCGCGCAGCTCCTGCTCGACCGCGTCCTGCGTGTCGATCACCGTGGCAACGGCGCCGCCGGTGTCGGCCAGGGGCAGCAGGGCCGAGGGATGCGTACGCACGTAGAGCGCCACCAGTTTGCTGCCCTGGCGCCGGGCGAGGCCCGCGGCGTAGGCGGCCGCGCGCAGCGAGGACGTCGAACCGTCGATGCCCACCAGGATCGTTCCCGGCCCGTCCTTCATGGCCACACCTTTACTGAACGCTTGGTGTTCACTTAACCGCAGTGTATCGTGACGGTAACCGTTCAGCAATGCGCGATCAGGGGGCCCGCAGATGGTGAGCAGCGGGCGTCCCCGCGACCCCGAGGTCGACCGTCGCATCGCCCGCGCCGCGCTCGACCTGTTCGGCGACGCGGGGTGGGCCGGCTTCGCGATGGAGACGGTGGCCCGCCGGGCCGGGGTCGGCAAGGCGTCGCTCTATCTGCGCTGGAACAGCAAGGAAGCGCTGCTCACCGACGCCCTGACGGCGAGCCTGCCGCACGTCAGCGACGTCGACACCGGCACCCTGCACGGCGACCTGGTCGAGCTGGCCACCCAGGTCCTCGAGGTGTACGCGGGCCCGGCCGGCCGCGCCGCGCTGCGCCTGATGCTCGAGGCCGCCACCATTCCCGGCATCGCCGAGCACTACGGGGCCACCCGCAAGGCTCAGATCGAGGCCGCCCGCGGCATCGTGCGGCGTGGCATCGCCCGGGGTGAGCTGCCCGCCGCCACCTCGGTGACGCTGCTGCTCAACACGGTGATCGGCGGCGCCATGATGCACGCGCTGACCACCCAGGCCGACGGGGGCGCGGCGCCGGCCACCGACCCGGCCGTGCAGGCCCGCCGGCTGGTCGGCTTCCTGCTGACCACGGTCAGGTGAACACCGACCAGCAGATGTCGTTGCGCAGCCGCTGATCGTCGAGCACCAGCTCACGGATCGGCTCGGGCAGCCGTTCGCGCTGCCAGGCGCACTCCTGCCGACCGGCGTCCTCGCCCGCGTCGGCCTGAACCGCTTTGATCGCGTACGCGGCGGCGCCGAGCTCATGCGCGGCAACATGCGCCACGACGGCGGCCTGACCGGCGGCGTACGCGGCGTGCCGGGCCGCCCCGCGCAGGTCACGGGCCGCGCCCATGGCGTGGCCACCCCTCGCCCGGGTCTCCATCATCTTGAGCTCGCCGCGCACCCACGCCCGCGCGGCCTCGATCGCCTCGCGGGGCCGCGGATCGTCCGGCCGCGCCGCCTCGAACAGGCCGAGCACGTGCTCGGCACAGCCGGCGGCCCACAGCGCGAGCAGGTGATGACGTTCGTCGGTCAGGGTCCCGCCCCGGCGGATCGTGATGAACCGGGGGTCGCGGACCTTCGGCAGGATCACCGCTGCATCGTAGCCGCGGGCCCTCGGTTGAAACCGTCCCGAGCGGGCATGCGAAACCCATGACAACGTCGACGAATGCATTCGCGGTGGTGACCGGCGCTTCCAGCGGGATCGGGTTCGAGCTGGCCAAGCAGTTCGCCGAGCACGGCTACGACCTGATCATCTGCGCCGAGGACGAGGGCATCGAGCAGGCCGCGGCGAGTCTGCGCCGCGACGGGCAGAACCAGGTGACAGCCGTACGGGCTGACCTCGCGCACTACGAGGGCGTCGAGCACCTGTACGCGGCGATCGCGTCGACGGGCCGGCCCGTCGACGCGATCGCCCTCAACGCGGGGCGGGGCATCGGCGGCGACTTCGTGACGCAGACCGACCTGCGCGAGGAGCTCAATGTCATCGACGTCAACGTGACCTCGACGGTGCACCTGGCCAAGCGCGTGCTGCCCGGCATGGTGGCCCGCG from Paractinoplanes brasiliensis encodes the following:
- a CDS encoding putative immunity protein — protein: MILPKVRDPRFITIRRGGTLTDERHHLLALWAAGCAEHVLGLFEAARPDDPRPREAIEAARAWVRGELKMMETRARGGHAMGAARDLRGAARHAAYAAGQAAVVAHVAAHELGAAAYAIKAVQADAGEDAGRQECAWQRERLPEPIRELVLDDQRLRNDICWSVFT
- a CDS encoding universal stress protein, with translation MKDGPGTILVGIDGSTSSLRAAAYAAGLARRQGSKLVALYVRTHPSALLPLADTGGAVATVIDTQDAVEQELRAMFAERLADLDLDAHLVVRTGEPYAEILDTAHELRADAVIVGRSVQALHRITGSLGSKLVRCGRWPVTVVP
- a CDS encoding TetR/AcrR family transcriptional regulator, with the translated sequence MSLRERKKQATRAALSAAALRLALEHGPEHVRVDDIAEAAGVSPRTYNNYFSSREQAIVAAVTADRTARLVTAVTSRPPTVGLGDAVVEAVAGSCAEEGGPSPQALAMITASPALREHYAGALTAVEGPVEEAIRERRPGVDPLTAQVLAAAVSAAARVALQQWLRSVSVPAALPGFVVPSGSLPDLVRAALLPLRPALDAAGGRTGSGPCPDGVGGAAVRAPR
- a CDS encoding TetR/AcrR family transcriptional regulator, with protein sequence MVSSGRPRDPEVDRRIARAALDLFGDAGWAGFAMETVARRAGVGKASLYLRWNSKEALLTDALTASLPHVSDVDTGTLHGDLVELATQVLEVYAGPAGRAALRLMLEAATIPGIAEHYGATRKAQIEAARGIVRRGIARGELPAATSVTLLLNTVIGGAMMHALTTQADGGAAPATDPAVQARRLVGFLLTTVR